One stretch of Corynebacterium auriscanis DNA includes these proteins:
- a CDS encoding HtaA domain-containing protein: MSHTATRGFIAASLAGTVAFSGMVVPLAHSAEPSTETTPVLETGAFAWPIKASFLNHVQGPFARGTVTASGGAEFKGNQFVFPVNSTNTSLDAQGNGVIRLDGAAHLVAYRGLGPNGGPALDIKYSDLQLRVAGTRVSLVGDYALSGKTANEPTQLNNHGDDEILATFTVDAPIRPGTDFSAMDRPTAAGIGLQHSLLRYKEGEAFTDADVDLVLDYANDRKADDVTPVELQGSATGSVGPSHGTANGSSTTGTIFGVIVALIAAVGGGALALGMVGWQGVLKNLGIRL; this comes from the coding sequence ATGTCCCATACCGCTACGCGCGGCTTCATCGCTGCTTCTCTAGCTGGCACCGTCGCTTTCAGCGGAATGGTCGTTCCGCTGGCTCATTCTGCGGAGCCATCCACCGAAACTACTCCAGTCCTAGAAACTGGCGCCTTCGCGTGGCCCATCAAAGCCTCGTTCCTTAACCATGTTCAAGGACCATTTGCCCGTGGCACGGTCACCGCCAGCGGTGGCGCCGAATTCAAGGGAAACCAATTCGTGTTCCCCGTTAACTCGACTAATACCTCTTTAGATGCGCAGGGTAACGGAGTCATCAGACTGGATGGCGCTGCGCACCTCGTGGCGTATCGAGGGTTGGGACCTAACGGTGGCCCAGCTCTCGATATAAAGTACTCAGACCTCCAATTAAGAGTCGCTGGCACTCGGGTTTCCCTGGTTGGTGACTACGCCCTATCTGGGAAAACCGCGAATGAGCCAACGCAGTTGAATAACCACGGCGATGATGAAATCCTCGCTACTTTCACCGTGGATGCGCCGATTCGGCCGGGGACAGACTTCTCCGCGATGGATCGCCCCACGGCGGCAGGAATTGGGTTGCAGCATTCGCTGCTTCGCTACAAGGAAGGTGAGGCATTCACGGATGCGGATGTGGACCTTGTGCTCGACTATGCCAATGATAGGAAGGCTGATGATGTCACCCCGGTAGAGCTACAGGGCAGTGCGACCGGCTCGGTGGGACCTTCTCACGGTACAGCTAACGGGTCCTCGACGACCGGAACCATCTTTGGGGTAATTGTGGCCCTGATCGCAGCTGTGGGTGGTGGCGCACTCGCGCTGGGGATGGTGGGGTGGCAGGGCGTTCTGAAAAACCTTGGCATTCGCCTGTAG